TCCTTGCGGGAGATAGACGGCGTCGGCGAAAAGACTGCACAGAAACTGATCCGGCGCTTCGGATCCGTCAAGCGGGTCGAAGCTGCCGGAGAAGAGGCCCTCCGCGAAGCCGTCGGCGCCGCAACGGCACAAAAGATTACCGCCTTTTTCGACGCTAAACGAGGGGATGCAACTTCGCAACGCTCTGCGTAAGTTGTTACCCGGTGCGCCGCCGATTAACCGTTCATCCCGTCTCGCTGCGACATGCTTAACTACATATGGGCCGGCCTGATTATCGCCGCCCTCGCATTCGCTATCGTTTCCGACCTGCGAGACGCCGCAAGCGACCGGTTCCGAAATGACGCCTCGCTCCCGATCCTTCTGGAATATCCGGAGGGGTACCAGGACGAGGCACGCCGCGTCCCGGTGCATATCCGGATCGATGCGGAAACGTACCGTGCATTTTACAGTGTAGCAGCTGCCCCCGATTCCGTCTACGAGGGGCATGTCATCCGTACGCAAGCCGGCGTCCGCCTTTTTTTCGCCGGGGACGCCTCGTTGCCGGAACCGCTTCTCCGCATCCGGAAATTTTCCGGGGGTGATGCCCTGCAAGGGACACTTGACGAGGAAAACGTCTCGAGCAGGCCTGCCGTAGCGCCTGTCACCAGCACTGCGGTCCGGTTCGAGCCCGTACGCTTTCCCCACCTGCAGGACATCGCTGAAGCCGCTTTCGATTTCGCCAGCACCGCCGTGCAGATTGCAATCGGTCTCATCGGAGTGCTTGCGCTTTTTCTGGGATTGCTCAAAATCGCTGAGGCAGGAGGGCTCATTCGCCAGATGTCCCGTATCGTAGAGCCTCTCCTGCGCCCGCTCTTTCCCGGTATCCCGAAAGGGCATCCGGCCTTTGCGATGATCGTCCTGAACCTTTCCGCCAACGTGCTGGGCCTCGGCAACGCCGCCACGCCGCTCGGCATCAAGGCCATGGAAGAACTGCAAACGCTGAATCCCGTCAAGGATACGGCCACAAATCCCATGGTCATGCTGCTTGCGATGAATACGGCCAGTGTGCAGTTGGTCCCGCCGGCGTTGCTTGTGGCGGTCATAGGACTTCAGGTAAACGAACTGATCTTTCCCATTATCGTCGTCACCGGCGCCTCACTCATCGTGGCCATCGGAACCGCCTTGTTCCTCGAGCGCACGCCACTCTGGAAACGAAGTGACCCGAACGCCGATCCCGGCAACGAAACCCAAACCGGGGAGGCGCCGCAATGAGCTGGTTCCGCATCTTCATCGATTATTTCGCCATCTTTGTGCTGCCGCTCATGATCGTGGGGCTGCCGCTCTACGGCCTCATCCGGGGGGTAAAGGTGTATGAGGAATTTGTGGAGGGCGCCAAGGAAGGATTTCGGGTGGCCGTGATGATCATCCCCTACCTCGTCGCAATTCTCTTCGCTATCGGCATGTTTCGGGCCTCCGGCGCCATGGATTTTCTTGTGGAGACCCTTGAGCCGGTGCTCGGCGTGCTGGGCTTCCCGCCGGAAATGCTTCCCATGGCGATTATCCGCCCACTGACCGGCTCCGGCTCCGCCGCTGTCGTAGCCGAGATGATCACCGTATTCGGCGAAGATTCGATTCTTGTCAAGATGGCAGGCGTCATGTTCGGCTCCACCGAAACCACCTTCTACATCATCGCCGTGTATTTTGGGGCCGTCAACGTCAAAAAAACCCGGCATGCCGTACCCGCCGGGCTGACCGCTGACATTTTCGCCATGATCTTTGCGGTCTATCTGGTTCAGTGGCTCTTCGGCAGTGCGTGAGCGGCGCCCTCAGCCTTCCCCGGCCACGACCTGTTCCAGCGCCGCGGACAACGTGCGCAGTTGCATCCGAAGCGCC
The sequence above is drawn from the Bacteroidetes bacterium SB0662_bin_6 genome and encodes:
- a CDS encoding spore maturation protein; this translates as MSWFRIFIDYFAIFVLPLMIVGLPLYGLIRGVKVYEEFVEGAKEGFRVAVMIIPYLVAILFAIGMFRASGAMDFLVETLEPVLGVLGFPPEMLPMAIIRPLTGSGSAAVVAEMITVFGEDSILVKMAGVMFGSTETTFYIIAVYFGAVNVKKTRHAVPAGLTADIFAMIFAVYLVQWLFGSA
- a CDS encoding nucleoside recognition protein, whose protein sequence is MLNYIWAGLIIAALAFAIVSDLRDAASDRFRNDASLPILLEYPEGYQDEARRVPVHIRIDAETYRAFYSVAAAPDSVYEGHVIRTQAGVRLFFAGDASLPEPLLRIRKFSGGDALQGTLDEENVSSRPAVAPVTSTAVRFEPVRFPHLQDIAEAAFDFASTAVQIAIGLIGVLALFLGLLKIAEAGGLIRQMSRIVEPLLRPLFPGIPKGHPAFAMIVLNLSANVLGLGNAATPLGIKAMEELQTLNPVKDTATNPMVMLLAMNTASVQLVPPALLVAVIGLQVNELIFPIIVVTGASLIVAIGTALFLERTPLWKRSDPNADPGNETQTGEAPQ